The nucleotide sequence CCGCCGCCGTCGATTTGGTGGGCGATCCACTACTCCCGCTCGACCGGCTGATCTCCGGCTCCTGCAGCCTGGCCGAAACTCCGGACATCATGACGCGCATGGGTCGCGGCGAACTTAATCCGATCAAGATGGTCATCCGGCCATGAGCGTATCCATTCCTCCCTTACCCTCGGCCACCGACTTCCGCGGACGCGTGGCCGTCGTCACCGGCGGCACCAACGGTCTTGGTCGCCACCTCGCCCAGACGCTCATCGACCTCGGCGCCCACGTTTTCTTCTGCGGACGGCAACGCGACACCGGCGCAGCGCTCGCCGCCGACTGGGGCGAGCACGCGCACTTCGTTGCCTGCGATCTCGCCGACGCCGCCGCCACGCGCGCGTTCATCGCCGGGGCCGGCGCTTGGTGCGGTTCCATCGATTATTTGGTCAACAACGCCGCCATCGATCCCGTCGTTTCATTCGAGGCATCCACCCTCGCGGACTTCGACCGCATCATCGCGATCAATCTGCGGGCCGGTTTTGTCGCCACGCAAGCCGCGCTGCCCTTTCTGCGCGCGGGCCGCGGCAAAGCCATCGTCAATCTCGGCACGACCAACTGGATGCTGGGGCAACCGAATTACACGATGTATGCCGCCGCCAAGTCCGGACTCGTGGGGTTTACCCGTTCGCTCGCGCACGACGTCGGCGCGGACGCCATTCGAGTCAACCTCGTCTCCCCCGGCTGGATCATGACCGAGCGCCAACTCGCCGAAAAAGTCACGCCCGTCGAACAAGCCCAACTTCGCTCGCAGTCCGCGCTCGGCCAACTCCTCACCGCCCAACACGTCACCCCCGCCACGTTGTTTTTACTATCCACCGCCGCCGCCGGTATCACCGGCCAAAACCTCGTGGTCGACGGTGGCAAACACCTGCACTAACGCACCCTCCAACGGGATGAATCACGACAACATCGGCAATCCCCCGGGGCGTTTCAATCTGGCAAGTCCCCGCCTCACTCCCTCTCCCTTGATGCCCTCACTCTCGCCCCGACGCTGGGTTCAGATTGTCCCCTTCGTTCGTTTTTGGCTGCTGTTGGTCACCTTCGGCAGCGCCAAGTTATCGGCCGACTCCACCGCTCCGGGCCTCTATTTCAACGCAGCCGAGTTGGTCGCCCTGCGCGAGAAGCTGACGCAGCCTCCCTTTGACGAACGCTTCCAACGCCTGCTCGCGATCGCGGAACAGTTTCTCGACGCCCCGTTGCCGTCGTTGACGGAACCGACGCGCTATCGCCCGCGCGACAGTCTCGGTATCACCCTCAACTGTTCGTTTGCCTATGCGATCACGGGCGATCGCCGTTTCGCCGACCGCGCTCGGCGGGAGGTCACTGCCTTGATGGAGCGCGACACGTGGATCACCGCCGGAGACTACAACAAGGCCGCCGATCTCTCGACGTCCGAGTGCAGCGTGGCCGCCGCGATTTGCTACGATTGGTGCTATGACACCTTCACGCCCGACGAGCGCGCCGCTTATGTGGAGCGCGCCCTCACGCTGGGCACGCGCGAGTATCTCGCGAGTATCGAGGAACACGACGACTGGTGGGTGAATAACCCGGTCACCAATTGGAGCGGCGTGTGCCACGGCGGCGGTGGTTTGCTCGCCCTCGCACTCTACGACGAATCAGCCGAAGCCCGTCGCGCCTACGCCTACGCCCGTCGGCAAGTGCCACGATTTTTGCGCGATGTGGTCGGCGTCGATGGCGGCGGCCATGAGGGTGTGATGTATACGCGCTACGGCATCGAGTTCGCTTTCTTTTTCGCCACCGCCGCCCACCACCGTTTTCCGGGCTCCGACCTCGACCGACTTTTCACGAACTTGAGCAATCGCCTCCCCGGCTACTGGGACGCCGCCATGCAGGCGCCCGACGACCGCTTCGCCAACTTCAACAACATGAACGAGACCACCTATCACGGGCTCTATGCGCGGGATCACGCCAACGCGGAAGGTGGCCCGAGTTCCACCCTCAGCGCCTTGTTCGAGCGCATGGCCGCCGAACACGGTTCCGCGGGGACCGGCCGCGATTCGTCGGTCGATGCGCTGCTACTCTGGGGCGCCGACCACGGTGGCGGCGCGTTCTACACCAAGGGTCCCTCCCCGTTCTGGTATCTCTGGCGTCGCGCGGTGCCACCCGCCGCATCGCGTCCTCCCCTGCCCGACGCGATGTTGTTTCGCACCGCCGGCCACACGATCTGGCAAACCCCCGACACCTGGCTCGTCTACAACGGCGGCTGGACCTCCGACCGCAGTCATCGCAACCACGACCTGGGCACGTTCATCTACGTGCACGATCGCGAACGATTTGTCGTCGATCCCGGCTATCGCAAGAGCGACACCGCCGAGCATTCCACCATCACCATTGACGAGCAAAACCAACCCGCCGACGTGCGGGGCCGTTACCTCGCCTGGACCCGAACCGAAGATTTCAAGTATCTGCTCAGCGACCTCACGACCTGCTACGGGCCGGACCTGCGCAAATTCCATCGTCACCTGCTGATGTTTAACGATGGCACGCTCGTGATCGTCGATGACCTCAGTTCCAACGGTCGACCGCACTACGATTGGCGGCTCCAAACCCGATTCACTCCCACCATCGACGGCAACACGATCACCTTACCCGGCGAACATTCCATGCTGCATGTCGTCAGTGCCGTGCCCTCCGCCGCTGATATTTCCATCGGCGAAAACTCCCTCAATTTCATTTCGATCAAACCGTCCGCGATCAGCCCCGGCGACACCCTCTTCGTGACCGTGCTGCAACCCGGCGCACCTGATTCCGCGCCGCCCACCGTTACCACTCATTCCACCGCCGATACCACGCGCATCTCCATCGCCAAACATCGCCAATCGACCACGGTTGATTTCGCCCGATCTTCCTCCCTGGTGCTCACCCACGTGAACCACCATGCGGTCGCCCCCCCGATCGCACCGACCGAACGCACTTTCACCCGCCTGACGGCGCCACTCGACGCCACTCCCAAACCACGCTAGCCCTCCCCTGCCCCGCCATGCTCTTGCCCCGCCGGTTCGTCCTCCTCCTGCTCTGCTTTCTGTATCCATTTTACGGTTTCGCCCAGGACGGCTTCCCCGTCGCCGCCGGTTCCGGACTCCTCCCCGAGGATGCCGCTGCCGCCATGACCATGCCGGAAGGTTTCCAGGCCAAGCTCTTCGCCGGTGAACCCGACGTGCATCAACCAATCGCCTTCACCATTGACGAACGGGGCCGTCTCTGGGTCGTCGAAAACTATTCCTACCCCGACTGGTCGCCCTACGGTCGTGATCGCATTCTCATCCTCGAGGACACCGACGGCGACGGCTCGTTCGACGAGAGCACCGTCTTTTTCGACCAGCTCAACTTTGCCACCGCCATCGCCGTCGGCCACGGCGGCGTGTGGGTCGGCACCGCCCCCTACTTGATCTTCATTCCCGACAAGAACCGCGACGATATTCCCGATGGTCCGCCGCAAGTCGTGCTCGACGGCTGGGGGCACCAGGACACCCACGAAACGCTCAACAGTTTTGTCTGGGGACCCGATGGCTGGCTTTACGGCAACCAAGGCATCTTCACCCATTCCAACGTCGGCGCCCCCGGTGCCCGCGACGACGAACGCACTCCGCTCAACGCGTGCGTGTGGCGCTACCACCCGACCAAAAAGATCTTCGAGGTCTTCGCCGAAGGCATCAGCAATCAGTGGGGCCTCGACTTCAACGACACCGGCGACGCCTTCGTCACTGCCTGCGTCATTCCTCACCTCTATCACGTGATCCAAGCGGGCCACTACCAGCGTCAAGCGGGCCAGCACTTCAATCCCTACACCTACGGCGACCTGCAAAACATCGGCGACCATCTTCACTACGACAACGGCGTCAGCTGGGTGGATTCCCGCTTTGGCGCGGGTGGCACCGACGCCGCCGGCGGCGGTCACGCGCACGCGGGCACGCTCATCTACCTCGGCGACAATTTTCCCGCCGAATACCGCGGTTCGCTGCTTACTCACAACATCCTCGGCAACCGCATCAATCGCGACACGCTCGCCCCCGTCGGCTCCGGTTACATCGGCTCGCACGCGCCCGATTTCATGAAAGCCAATGACGGTTGGTTCCGCGGTCTGCGGCTCGAAACCGGTCCCGACGGATCGCTCTTCAACAGCGATTGGTATGACCCGCGCGCCTGCCACCAACAGCGACCGCACGACCGCACCAACGGCCGCATTTACAAGATTTCCTACGGCACCCCCGACCCCGTCCTGGTCGACCTCGCCGCCCTCAGCTCCGCCGAGCTCGTTGCGCTCCAACTTCACCCCAACGAGTGGCACGTGCGCCGGGCTCGCTTGATCCTCCAAGAACGCGGCCCCGATCCCGCCGTCCATGACGCACTGCGGGAGATCATCCGCACCAACCCGGATGTCACCCGCCAACTCCGCGCCCTGTGGACCCTGCATGTCACGCGCGGTCTCAACAGCACCCTCGCCCTCGAGCTGCTGCGTTCCCCCGCCGCCTACGTGCGCGGCTGGACCGTTCAACTCATGACCGAGGATCGCAATCCCGCTCCCCGGGTGCGCGCCGCGTTCGTCGAGCTCGCCACGAACGACGCCTCGCCCATCGTGCGCCGATTCCTGGCCTCCGCCGCCCAACGCATCGCTCCGGCCGATCGCTGGGACATCGTGGCAGCATTACTCACGCACGGCGAGGATGCCGACGACGCAAACCTGCCGCTGCTGTATTGGTATGCCGCCGAGCCTCTGGTGGCGCTCGATCCCACCCGGGCCATGGCCCTCGCCACCGCCAGTCCGCTGGCATCCTTGCGCCCATTCTTTCTGCGTCGCCAAGCCGAAGCTGCCGCGACCGCCAGCGCCGCAGGTCAAGCCGACGACTCCTCCGGCCTGGCCAACCTCGTGCAAACCCTCGGTGCCACGGACGACACCACGTGGCAACATGAGGTCCTGTCCAGTCTGCTCGCCGCCACCGCCGGTCGCACGGACCTGGACGCGCCAGAAGGTTGGGCAGACACCTATCGCAAGCTCAACACCAGTCCCGACCTCGATCTCATTGCCCAGGCCGACACGCTCGCCGCCCGCTTCGGTGACAAAGGCATTTACTGGGCCAAACGTCGCGTCGCCGGAGATGCCTTTGCTCCGCTGCCCGCACGCCAGGCTGCACTCGAAATCGTGCTCCAGCGCCGCAACTTCCAGATGGCGCCATTCTACCAGGAACTGCTCACGGAGCCCGGCCTGCGCCTCCAAGCCCTGCGCGGACTCGCCCCCTACGAGGTGCCGGGCACGCCCGAGGCCATTTTCGCGGCCTACCCGACCTTCGAACCCGACGAAAAACGTCTCGCACTTTCCATTCTCGCCCAACGGGAAACCTACGCCCGCGCGCTTTCCACCGCCATCGCCTCCGGCACGATCCCGGCCAGCGATCTCGATGCCGGTCTCGTCCGCCAGCTCCGCCTGCGCAACGACTCCGAGATCGATCAGGTGCTAACCACCCATTGGGGAGTCATGCAGGAGTCGTCCGAATACGCCCAAGCGGAAATCGATCGCTGGAAAACCATCCTTACCCCCCAACGTATCGACTCCGCCGATACTGCCAATGGTTACCGCATCTTCGCCGAAACCTGCGCCTCCTGCCATGTGCTCTTCGATGAGGGCGCCGACTTGGGACCCGAACTCACCGGTTCCAATCGCAAGGACATTGACTACCTGCTCGCCAACATCGTCGACCCCAACGGCACCATCGGTCGCGACTACCTGCTCACCATCGTCGAAACCCACGACGGCCGTTCGGCCGCGGGCATCGTCAAACGCGAAACCCCCACCGGCGTGACACTTGCCAACGCTGCCGAGACCGTGACCTTCGCCCGTGCCGATATCAAAGCGGTCAATCGCCTCGAAGTTTCACTCATGCCCCCCGGCCTGCTCGAAGGTCTCGCCGAGCCCGAAGTCGTCGATCTGGTCGCCTACCTCAACGCCCTCGGTCCGGGCGCTCAGCCGTAAACCCGCCGGGCCATGAACTTCACCGCTTCCAGCCGCGCTTGTCGGGCCACCATGGGGCTGCTGACCGCTGTTCCCGCGATGGCGGAAAGTCAGCCCACCCCCGTCACCGTGACCAGCCAACCTCAGTTCCAGCTCTTTGTGGGCACCGAACTCTTGGTGGATCTGGCGGGTGATCCGGCCCCCGTGGAGAGTTTTGGTCGCGACGTGTTCGTTGCGCGCACCGCCGACGGCCCCCGACGCCTGCCGGTGGAAACCCTCGATCAGGTCCGGGTTAAATCGCGGGTTCGACTCACCGAACGATTGGCCACGGTGACCGACCTTCGAGGTAAACCCACCATCGCGCGCGCCACCCGATCGAGCGATACGTCCGGGCAGTTGTCCCGCATGGTCATGTCGAATCTCCAACAGCAGCAGCAAAGTGGGCAAGACTTGGCCATCATGGCGGCGGAGGACCAAAATTCCGCCTTGGCGGAGATGTCCGAATCCTATCAATCGCGCCCTTTCGACACCCAGATGCCCGACCTGACCACATCGGACGGGAGCGTCCGTGTCACTGAAGCGTCCCCCATCGCGATCTGGCAGCGGGACGACTGGGACAGGCGTCCGCCGACCGATCGCGAGGTGGATGCATACGGTAACGCCCTCGAGGTATCGTGTGAAATCTCCACTTCCCGGCCCGTGGATTCCCCCTGGGGCGCCTGGATCTGTCTCGTGCGTGATCCCCAACGCAACGTGCGCGAGCTTCAGGTCCTGCGCCTGCATCGCCTGCCGTCACTCGGACCGGCACCACGCCGCATCTCCCAACAGCTCCGAGGCTTCCCCCCCGGGTTCGAACTCCAAGAAGTTCGACTCGCACTCTACGACGAAGTTGGGGAGTGGGCCACTTCCGTCAGCCCCCGGCGCTACGCCATCACGGCACCACAGGCCCGGGAGTATCTTATAACCGAATACACGACGGACCACCGCCGGGCCACCACCCCGCCCGTCCCCATGCGGGACCTCGCCTCACTATGGCGCGAGCTAACCACGTCCGGACTGTCGCCGCAGCAGAAATTCAGGGTCGAGATTGACGCGACCGGCATCGCCGGAGCCGTGGAACTCGTCGACCCCACCCCCACCGCCGACGTCGAGGCCTACCAGACCTACCTGCAACACGTCATCTTCTACCCCGCCCTCAGCCAGGGCTCACCCGTCGCCGGAATATTCCGCGGCACGCTACCGGACCTGCGCTGATCCCCCCCCTAACGCCTCCTCCTCCATCCTTCTTATGCCTACCTCCTCCCGCCTCC is from Synoicihabitans lomoniglobus and encodes:
- a CDS encoding SDR family NAD(P)-dependent oxidoreductase, which gives rise to MSVSIPPLPSATDFRGRVAVVTGGTNGLGRHLAQTLIDLGAHVFFCGRQRDTGAALAADWGEHAHFVACDLADAAATRAFIAGAGAWCGSIDYLVNNAAIDPVVSFEASTLADFDRIIAINLRAGFVATQAALPFLRAGRGKAIVNLGTTNWMLGQPNYTMYAAAKSGLVGFTRSLAHDVGADAIRVNLVSPGWIMTERQLAEKVTPVEQAQLRSQSALGQLLTAQHVTPATLFLLSTAAAGITGQNLVVDGGKHLH
- a CDS encoding heparinase II/III domain-containing protein, which codes for MPSLSPRRWVQIVPFVRFWLLLVTFGSAKLSADSTAPGLYFNAAELVALREKLTQPPFDERFQRLLAIAEQFLDAPLPSLTEPTRYRPRDSLGITLNCSFAYAITGDRRFADRARREVTALMERDTWITAGDYNKAADLSTSECSVAAAICYDWCYDTFTPDERAAYVERALTLGTREYLASIEEHDDWWVNNPVTNWSGVCHGGGGLLALALYDESAEARRAYAYARRQVPRFLRDVVGVDGGGHEGVMYTRYGIEFAFFFATAAHHRFPGSDLDRLFTNLSNRLPGYWDAAMQAPDDRFANFNNMNETTYHGLYARDHANAEGGPSSTLSALFERMAAEHGSAGTGRDSSVDALLLWGADHGGGAFYTKGPSPFWYLWRRAVPPAASRPPLPDAMLFRTAGHTIWQTPDTWLVYNGGWTSDRSHRNHDLGTFIYVHDRERFVVDPGYRKSDTAEHSTITIDEQNQPADVRGRYLAWTRTEDFKYLLSDLTTCYGPDLRKFHRHLLMFNDGTLVIVDDLSSNGRPHYDWRLQTRFTPTIDGNTITLPGEHSMLHVVSAVPSAADISIGENSLNFISIKPSAISPGDTLFVTVLQPGAPDSAPPTVTTHSTADTTRISIAKHRQSTTVDFARSSSLVLTHVNHHAVAPPIAPTERTFTRLTAPLDATPKPR
- a CDS encoding PVC-type heme-binding CxxCH protein, with translation MLLPRRFVLLLLCFLYPFYGFAQDGFPVAAGSGLLPEDAAAAMTMPEGFQAKLFAGEPDVHQPIAFTIDERGRLWVVENYSYPDWSPYGRDRILILEDTDGDGSFDESTVFFDQLNFATAIAVGHGGVWVGTAPYLIFIPDKNRDDIPDGPPQVVLDGWGHQDTHETLNSFVWGPDGWLYGNQGIFTHSNVGAPGARDDERTPLNACVWRYHPTKKIFEVFAEGISNQWGLDFNDTGDAFVTACVIPHLYHVIQAGHYQRQAGQHFNPYTYGDLQNIGDHLHYDNGVSWVDSRFGAGGTDAAGGGHAHAGTLIYLGDNFPAEYRGSLLTHNILGNRINRDTLAPVGSGYIGSHAPDFMKANDGWFRGLRLETGPDGSLFNSDWYDPRACHQQRPHDRTNGRIYKISYGTPDPVLVDLAALSSAELVALQLHPNEWHVRRARLILQERGPDPAVHDALREIIRTNPDVTRQLRALWTLHVTRGLNSTLALELLRSPAAYVRGWTVQLMTEDRNPAPRVRAAFVELATNDASPIVRRFLASAAQRIAPADRWDIVAALLTHGEDADDANLPLLYWYAAEPLVALDPTRAMALATASPLASLRPFFLRRQAEAAATASAAGQADDSSGLANLVQTLGATDDTTWQHEVLSSLLAATAGRTDLDAPEGWADTYRKLNTSPDLDLIAQADTLAARFGDKGIYWAKRRVAGDAFAPLPARQAALEIVLQRRNFQMAPFYQELLTEPGLRLQALRGLAPYEVPGTPEAIFAAYPTFEPDEKRLALSILAQRETYARALSTAIASGTIPASDLDAGLVRQLRLRNDSEIDQVLTTHWGVMQESSEYAQAEIDRWKTILTPQRIDSADTANGYRIFAETCASCHVLFDEGADLGPELTGSNRKDIDYLLANIVDPNGTIGRDYLLTIVETHDGRSAAGIVKRETPTGVTLANAAETVTFARADIKAVNRLEVSLMPPGLLEGLAEPEVVDLVAYLNALGPGAQP